In the genome of Denticeps clupeoides chromosome 13, fDenClu1.1, whole genome shotgun sequence, one region contains:
- the LOC114802058 gene encoding roquin-1-like, with translation MPVQAPQWTEFLLCPICTQTFEETARWPISLGCGHTVCKMCLNKLHRKACPFDQTAISTDIEQLPANTALLQLVGGQVPKQQPLTLLIGAEDATHYEDTRTCVEELALYLKPLSSIRGVGLSSSTTQSPLSRPMQRKLVTLVHCQLVEEEGRVRAMRAARSLGERTVTELILQHQNPQQLSSNLWAAVRTRGCQFLGPAMQEEALKLVLLALEDGSALSRKVLVLFVVQRLEPRFPQASKTSIGHVVQLLYRASCFKVTKRDEDSSLMQLKEEFRTYEALRREHDSQIVQIAMEGGLRIAPDQWSSLLYGDQSHKSHMQSIIDKLQTPASFAQSVQELTIALQRTGDPANLNRLRPHLELLANIDPSPDASPPTWEQLAGGLEAVNIVVHGLVDFIQAHSKKGTDPQQLPQHSKYKTHMCRDMKQKGGCPRGASCTFAHSQEELEKYRKMNKRLTVRRPLSQSLTQLNEVGHPCPNGLLSKDGVFQKPSSLANVLLEPGSGSALNELLSRGTSSAYNPSGRSMAKLESVSQSAPGSPPDVMPLEGLSVQKHTPMVPRVPRVYPTQQSELLYPESRPRAAACPYDPSQCPPSNPYPYHAQYLCNPGDPGLAPYQDPYSSTYERQYPAPPPAGPHLDTQFHSSSRHLSYPSGVELVRASVQDPYSRPQHSLNNLLRRRQEIMDQLKERQIVPSPLSFTASPLSHTFNSNYPQEYKEEDLQAFRFREPDGASHYSPWSSHTISSYISRKDMHLKERMAPGSMETMNVDRMVLSESSVEQPHRSAEAKDDDPIIPFGTLPTVSRYGAISRAPRAGYQTNGILSSLPTSQQAPLNHMEAAAEYPCGGCDQQTQPRSVENAGRITLLQRETGHRTSLLGSADWSSGSLSREQLSLELHQVDQEISKRTLAISLESHATQDGKYHQKERKNGLAEHTMQQEELSGPLRKEDPQR, from the exons ATGCCTGTGCAAGCGCCACAATGGACCGAGTTTCTTTTGTGCCCCATCTGCACGCAAACATTCGAGGAGACGGCACGCTGGCCCATCAGCTTAGGCTGCGGCCACACCGTCTGCAAGATGTGCCTGAACAAGCTCCATCGCAAGGCCTGCCCGTTCGACCAGACCGCCATCAGCACCGACATCGAGCAGCTGCCCGCCAACACGGCCCTCCTGCAGCTGGTGGGGGGACAG GTACCCAAACAACAGCCACTGACTTTGCTGATTGGTGCAGAGGACGCGACGCATTATGAAGACACGCGCACCTGCGTGGAGGAGCTGGCTCTCTACCTCAAACCCCTCAGCAGCATTAGAG GTGTGGGGCTGAGCAGCAGCACCACCCAGAGCCCGCTGAGCCGGCCCATGCAGAGGAAATTGGTGACACTGGTGCACTGTcagctggtggaggaggaaggCCGGGTCCGTGCCATGCGGGCAGCCCGTTCTCTGGGTGAGCGCACAGTTACTGAGCTCATCCTGCAGCACCAGAACCCCCAGCAGCTCTCCTCCAACTTGTGGGCCGCTGTGCGCACAAGGGGCTGCCAGTTCCTTGGGCCAG CCATGCAGGAGGAAGCTCTCAAATTGGTTTTATTGGCACTGGAGGATGGCTCAGCACTGTCCCGGAAAGTCCTGGTGCTTTTTGTGGTGCAAAGGCTGGAACCACGCTTTCCTCAAGCCTCAAAAACCAGCATTGGTCATGTGGTGCAGCTCCTCTACCGTGCATCTTGCTTCAAG GTGACAAAGCGAGACGAGGACTCATCGCTGATGCAGCTGAAGGAGGAGTTCCGCACTTATGAGGCTCTGCGCCGTGAACATGACTCTCAGATCGTCCAGATTGCCATGGAGGGTGGCCTACGCATTGCCCCTGACCAGTGGTCATCTCTTCTGTATGGGGATCAGTCTCACAAGTCCCACATGCAGTCCATCATTGACAAG ttgCAGACGCCAGCTTCGTTTGCACAGAGTGTGCAGGAGCTCACCATTGCCCTTCAGAGGACTGGAGACCCAGCCAACCTGAACCGTCTCAGACCACACCTAGAGCTGTTGGCTAACATTGATCCAAGCCCTG ATGCATCCCCACCCACCTGGGAACAGCTGGCCGGAGGCCTGGAGGCAGTGAACATTGTGGTGCATGGCCTGGTGGACTTTATTCAGGCACACAGCAAGAAGGGGACTGACCCCCAGCAG CTTCCCCAGCACAGCAAGTATAAGACCCACATGTGCCGTGACATGAAGCAGAAAGGAGGCTGCCCTCGTGGCGCCAGCTGCACTTTTGCTCACTCTCAGGAGGAGCTGGAAAA GTACCGCAAGATGAACAAGCGCCTCACTGTGCGAAGGCCTCTCAGCCAGTCCTTGACGCAGCTGAATGAAGTGGGACACCCGTGCCCTAACGGGCTGCTGTCCAAGGATGGAGTCTTCCAAAAGCCATCATCCTTGGCAAATGTCCTGTTGGAACCTGGTTCAGGGTCTGCCCTCAACGAGCTTCTTTCCCGTGGCACCAGCTCAGCTTATAACCCATCTGGACGCAGCATGGCTAAGTTGGAGTCTGTCAGCCAGAGCGCTCCTGGATCACCACCAGATGT GATGCCATTGGAGGGCTTGTCTGTACAGAAGCACACACCCATGGTTCCCAGAGTGCCTCGAGTGTATCCTACTCAACAGTCTGAGCTGCTCTATCCTGAGTCAAGACCACGGGCAGCTGCCTGCCCATATGACCCCTCCCAGTGTCCTCCAA GTAATCCATACCCCTACCACGCTCAGTACCTCTGTAACCCTGGTGATCCTGGCCTGGCCCCATATCAGGACCCCTACTCCAGCACATATGAGCGGCAGTACcctgctccaccaccagcaGGACCCCATCTGGACACCCAATTCCATAGCTCCTCCCGCCACCTGTCATACCCATCAGGGGTTGAACTAGTGAGG GCCTCAGTCCAGGACCCCTACAGTCGACCACAGCACAGCCTGAACAACCTTCTAAGAAGACGCCAGGAGATCATGGACCAGCTGAAGGAGAGACAGATAGTCCCCTCTCCCCTTTCCTTCACCGCCTCCCCACTTTCTCACACATTCAACTCAAATTACCCTCAGGAG TATAAGGAAGAGGACTTGCAGGCGTTCAGGTTCCGAGAACCAGATGGAGCGTCCCACTACTCACCCTGGTCATCACATACCATCAGCTCTTACATCAGCAGAAAAGATATGCATTTAAAAGAACGCATGGCCCCCGGCTCCATGGAAACGATG AATGTGGACCGTATGGTCCTAAGTGAGTCAAGTGTTGAGCAGCCACACAGATCAGCAGAGGCCAAAGATGATGACCCCATCATCCCCTTCGGCACCCTGCCCACAGTGTCACGCTACGGGGCCATCTCTCGTGCACCCAGAGCAGGCTACCAGACTAACGGCATTTTGTCATCCTTACCAACCTCACAACAAGCCCCTTTAAACCACATGGAGGCAGCAG CGGAGTACCCGTGTGGAGGGTGTGACCAGCAGACCCAGCCGCGCTCCGTGGAG AACGCAGGAAGGATCACACTGCTGCAGAGAGAGACTGGCCATAGGACCAGCCTACTTGGCTCTGCTGACTGGTCTTCTGGGAGCCTTTCCAGAGAACAGCTGAGCCTAGAGCTACACCAAGTAGATCAGGAGATCAGTAAGAGAACCCTTGCGATCTCATTG GAGAGTCATGCAACCCAAGACGGGAAGTATCAtcagaaggaaagaaagaacggGCTGGCAGAGCACACCATGCAGCAGGAGGAACTCTCCGGGCCCCTCAGGAAAGAAGACCCCCAGAGATAA
- the ifi44g gene encoding interferon-induced protein 44, producing the protein MEPFTFANPSVSSSTSSSFCFGTPTPPTLLPPNQSNNTPTQSADNVGLLETPWRQVDWSEEAREALMKSVLSHKPTCESVSEGRVLLLGPIGAGKSSFISSVQSVYSGRVINWAMVGSASNSSFTKKLQGFKIHASENQDQKTGLVLCDVMGLGDEETAGLTLYDILAVTKGHAPDRHMFSPDQPVRSETPGYVKKPALKDRIHCVAFVVDASKILSYSKAMSTTLQQLRQHFHDLGVHQVALLTHVDEVCMQTALDASQVYHSKAVQQAMARASSLLGMPPSYIMPVKNYSKDLELDGHTSTLLLKAVDHILQYVDLYFKDNKEPVYM; encoded by the exons ATGGAACCATTCACATTCGCAAATCCTTCTGTTTCCTCCTCAACATCTTCTTCCTTCTGTTTTGGTACACCAACGCCACCTACACTGTTACCACCAAATCAATCCAACAATACACCAACTCAATCTGCAG ATAACGTTGGTTTGCTTGAAACCCCATGGAGACAGGTGGACTGGTCTGAGGA GGCCAGAGAAGCCCTGATGAAGTCAGTCCTCTCTCATAAGCCCACCTGTGAGTCTGTATCTGAAGGAAGAGTTCTGCTGCTGGGTCCCATTGGAGCAGGAAAGTCCAGCTTCATCAGTTCTGTCCAGTCAGTGTATTCTGGAAGGGTCATAAACTGGGCCATGGTGGGCTCTGCCTCAAACTCAAGTTTCACAAAAAAG CTGCAGGGCTTCAAAATTCATGCAAGTGAAAACCAAGATCAGAAAACAGGCCTGGTTCTGTGTGATGTAATGGGCCTGGGAGATGAAGAGACCGCTGGACTGACACTTTATGATATCCTGGCTGTCACCAAAGGCCATGCACCAGATCGCCACATG TTCAGTCCAGACCAGCCAGTGAGATCAGAGACTCCAGGATATGTGAAGAAGCCAGCCCTCAAAGACCGAATCCACTGTGTGGCCTTTGTGGTTGATGCTTCAAAGATTTTATCTTATTCCAAGGCCATGAGCACCACCTTGCAGCAGCTGAGACAGCACTTCCATGACCTGG GTGTCCACCAGGTTGCACTGCTTACTCACGTGGATGAGGTCTGCATGCAGACAGCCCTTGATGCATCCCAGGTGTACCACAGCAAGGCCGTGCAACAAGCG ATGGCTAGAGCCAGTTCTCTCCTCGGCATGCCCCCCTCTTACATAATGCCAGTAAAGAACTATTCCAAAGATCTGGAGCTGGATGGACACACAAGCACGCTGCTGCTAAAGGCAGTCGATCACATCTTGCAGTATGTGGATCTGTACTTCAAAGACAACAAAGAGCCCGTGTATATGTAa
- the zbtb37 gene encoding zinc finger and BTB domain-containing protein 37, with amino-acid sequence MERAGSIQLDIPDFSNSVLSHLNQLRMQGRLCDIVVNVQGQSFRAHKVVLAASSPYFRDHMSLSEMSTVSISVIRNPSVFEQLLSFCYTGRLCLQLADIISYLTAASFLQMQHIIDRCTQILEGIHFKISLADVDEELGGSHAHRGAGRTLEPGRGAGGSGGGRSLSPRHSTPRVAGPRGGGSSGCGGGGGSMDIRDVREVREVSPPGDSMSPQIVENSGLGSESAGGVSSVGGKEPILRINRAGQWYVETGPEMERGGGEETVRVVDNLRIKTECVDEWAGAETQASAEEGSGNEEGTPMMIDTTGRSTVLQEGFVSGAKSSQPSSSFSETERFSPTGSVVVLAERQRAKSESPGRVSDQRHPTSQGEEQAMFDVGGYEEYLREQVGDRWFRYNPRLTCIYCCKSFNQKGSLDRHMRLHMGITPFVCRICGKKYTRKDQLEYHIRKHTGNKPFHCHVCGKSFPFQAILNQHFRKNHPGCAPQEVSHSASPETTTVTSRGGQNEDGSPSQEEAEGNGAGGGSSFGDGVQPSVSTTGPD; translated from the exons ATGGAGCGTGCAGGAAGCATTCAGCTCGACATCCCGGACTTCAGCAACTCCGTCCTGTCCCACCTGAACCAGCTGCGCATGCAGGGCCGCCTGTGCGACATCGTGGTCAACGTGCAGGGCCAGAGCTTCCGGGCGCACAAAGTGGTGCTGGCCGCCAGCTCCCCGTACTTCAGGGACCACATGTCACTCAGCGAGATGAGCACGGTGTCCATCTCGGTGATCAGAAACCCGTCGGTGTTCGAGCAGCTCCTCTCCTTCTGCTACACGGGCCGCctgtgcctgcagctggccGACATCATCAGCTACCTGACGGCCGCCAGCTTCCTGCAGATGCAGCACATCATCGACCGCTGCACTCAGATCCTGGAGGGCATTCACTTCAAGATCAGCCTGGCTGACGTGGACGAGGAGCTGGGCGGCAGCCATGCTCACAGAGGGGCCGGCCGAACCCTGGAGCCGGGGCGCGGGGCCGGAGGGTCTGGCGGCGgccgctccctctctcccagACACAGCACGCCCAGGGTCGCCGGTCCACGTGGTGGTGGTAGCAGCGGGtgtggcggaggaggaggatcaATGGACATCCGTGATGTGAGAGAGGTGCGAGAGGTCAGCCCGCCTGGAGATTCCATGAGCCCCCAAATCGTGGAGAACAGCGGACTGGGCTCTGAAAGCGCAGGAGGTGTCAGCAGCGTCGGGGGCAAAGAGCCCATCCTGCGCATCAACCGGGCGGGTCAGTGGTATGTGGAAACGGGGCCGGAGATGGAGAGGGGTGGTGGAGAGGAGACGGTTAGGGTGGTGGACAATCTGCGAATCAAGACCGAATGTGTGGACGAATGGGCGGGGGCGGAGACACAGGCCTCCGCTGAGGAAGGCAGCGGCAACGAGGAGGGCACGCCCATGATGATAGACACCACGGGACGTAGCACCGTGCTGCAGGAGGGCTTCGTCTCCGGGGCCAAGAGCTCCCAACCGTCCAGCAGCTTCAGCGAGACTGAGAG GTTCAGCCCAACAGGTAGTGTAGTGGTCCTGGCGGAGAGACAGAGAGCCAAAAGTGAGTCTCCAGGGAGAGTCAGTGACCAGAGACACCCCACATCACAG GGAGAGGAGCAGGCCATGTTCGATGTCGGAGGGTACGAGGAGTACCTGCGAGAACAGGTAGGTGACCGCTGGTTCCGCTACAACCCGCGACTCACGTGCATCTACTGCTGCAAGTCCTTCAACCAGAAGGGCAGCCTGGATCGCCACATGCGCCTGCACATGGGCATCACGCCCTTTGTGTGCCGCATCTGCGGGAAGAAGTACACGCGCAAGGACCAGCTGGAGTACCACATCCGCAAACACACGGGTAACAAGCCGTTCCACTGCCACGTGTGCGGCAAGAGCTTCCCCTTCCAGGCCATCCTCAACCAGCACTTCCGCAAGAACCACCCGGGCTGCGCCCCGCAGGAGGTGTCACACAGCGCCTCGCCCGAGACCACCACCGTCACCTCACGGGGGGGCCAGAATGAGGATGGATCTCCCAGTcaggaggaggcggaggggAATGGAGCCGGTGGAGGGTCTTCCTTTGGAGACGGCGTCCAACCTTCGGTGTCCACCACGGGCCCTGACTAA
- the serpinc1 gene encoding antithrombin-III: MERLVYLRTLLLLPLLWDVQASVDVCSAKPKDFPLQPHCVYRNPKVQDAAPAAEAEKIPGATNSRVWELSKANSRFALSLFKQLAKDKTAGDNIFMSPISISTAFAMTKLGACNTTLEQLMKVFEFDTVKEKTSDQIHFFFAKLNCRLFRKKDKSTELVSANRLFGEKSLSFSETYQNISEHVYGAKLMPLNFKEKPEPSRLIINEWIANKTKNLIKDTLPENSIDPSAVLVLVNTIYFKGQWKSKFDSDDVRTSDFHLTDSTTCPVSLMYQETKFRFGRFPADNVKVLEMPYKGDDITMALILPMGEVTLTEVEKNLNLSKLTGWLEKMKEVRVSVQIPRFRIEDSFSLKSNLEAMGLQHLFSAQHASLPGILEDGSDTLYVSNAYHKAFLEVNEEGSEAAASTAVVAIGRSINFNRENFIANRPFLLLIREATLNTIIFTGRVANPCTTKK, from the exons ATGGAGCGTTTGGTGTATTTGCGGACCCTCTTGCTGCTACCCCTTCTCTGGGACGTCCAGGCCAGCGTGGACGTCTGCAGTGCCAAGCCCAAAGACTTTCCCCTGCAACCCCACTGTGTTTACCGCAACCCTAAAGTGCAGGACGCCGCGCCGGCAGCGGAGGCGGAGAAAATCCCCGGCGCCACCAACTCCCGGGTGTGGGAGCTGTCCAAGGCCAACAGCAGATTTGCCCTGTCTCTCTTCAAGCAGCTTGCCAAGGACAAGACAGCTGGTGACAACATCTTCATGTCACCCATCAGCATCTCCACGGCTTTTGCCATGACAAAACTTGGGGCCTGCAACACCACCCTGGAGCAGCTGATGAAG GTGTTCGAATTTGACACGGTGAAGGAGAAGACATCAGACCAGATTCACTTCTTCTTCGCCAAGCTGAACTGCCGGCTGTTCAGGAAGAAGGACAAGTCCACAGAATTGGTCTCGGCCAACCGCCTCTTCGGGGAGAAGTCTCTGAGTTTCAGTGAAACTTACCAGAACATAAGCGAGCACGTCTATGGGGCCAAATTGATGCCGCTCAACTTCAAG gagAAGCCAGAACCTTCACGCTTGATTATTAATGAGTGGATTGCAAACAAGACCAAGAACTTGATCAAAGACACTTTACCAGAAAATTCCATTGACCCCAGTGCTGTACTGGTTTTGGTCAACACCATCTATTTTAAG GGCCAGTGGAAAAGTAAATTTGATAGTGATGATGTAAGGACCAGTGACTTCCATCTCACTGACTCCACCACATGTCCAGTGTCCTTGATGTACCAGGAGACCAAGTTCCGATTTGGCAGGTTCCCTGCTGATAATGTTAAAGTGCTGGAGATGCCTTACAAGGGCGATGACATCACAATGGCACTGATCCTTCCAATGGGTGAGGTGACCTTGACGGAG GTGGAAAAAAATCTCAACCTTAGTAAACTGACTGGGTGGCTAGAAAAAATGAAGGAAGTCCGAGTATCAGTGCAGATTCCTCGGTTCCGCATTGAAGACAGCTTCAGTCTGAAGAGTAACCTGGAGGCCATGGGACTTCAGCACCTCTTTTCTGCCCAGCATGCTAGTCTACCTG GCATCCTTGAAGATGGCTCAGACACTTTGTATGTATCAAACGCCTACCACAAAGCATTCCTGGAG GTGAACGAAGAGGGCAGTGAAGCAGCAGCATCCACTGCGGTGGTGGCCATCGGCCGCTCCATCAACTTCAACCGCGAGAACTTCATAGCAAACAGACCGTTCCTGCTGCTGATCCGAGAGGCCACGCTCAACACCATCATATTCACGGGACGAGTGGCCAACCCCTGTACCACCAAGAAGTGA